One stretch of Stigmatella aurantiaca DNA includes these proteins:
- a CDS encoding AAA family ATPase, with protein sequence MITEIEVKNFKTLRDVTIPLAPGITVMVGANNSGKSNALAVLKLLAEVSRQGTEAAVQALGGWKSVLSREEDSPLGINAKVRFAGATLSHSLFEARDVRYSLESATEVEDYDDDDWELPRQEQEEQLLKQLGFFLKATTVHDLSVPSLRKPALVHRDASMGPDGLDTAAVLDKWSGEKPSLRDEIDKVVRSAAREVKRVITRLGPEPGTKVLGVEESDGRVYGAEDMSDGLLLFIGLAVAAQLKAGTPSILAIEEPERGIHPRRLRELLDHLLRLTQSGVQVVLTTHSPTLLDEFRDSPESVLIFERDEQGTHITRLSDRPDWEKELKGAPLGELWYSGVLGGVPSR encoded by the coding sequence TTGATTACGGAGATCGAGGTCAAGAACTTCAAGACCCTCCGCGATGTGACGATCCCGCTCGCGCCTGGCATCACGGTGATGGTGGGCGCCAACAACAGCGGCAAGTCCAACGCTCTGGCGGTGCTCAAGCTGCTGGCAGAGGTGAGCCGACAAGGCACCGAGGCGGCAGTGCAGGCGCTGGGAGGATGGAAGTCAGTGCTCAGCCGGGAGGAGGATTCCCCTCTCGGCATCAATGCAAAAGTGCGGTTCGCGGGTGCCACTCTGAGTCACAGTCTTTTCGAGGCACGAGACGTCCGCTACAGCCTCGAAAGCGCCACAGAGGTCGAAGACTATGATGACGATGATTGGGAGCTTCCGAGGCAAGAGCAGGAGGAGCAATTACTGAAGCAGCTGGGCTTCTTCCTGAAGGCAACCACAGTGCATGATTTGTCGGTTCCTTCCCTCCGGAAACCCGCCCTGGTGCATCGAGACGCCAGCATGGGCCCAGACGGTCTCGACACGGCTGCGGTTCTCGATAAGTGGTCCGGAGAGAAGCCTTCTCTGAGAGATGAGATTGATAAAGTTGTCCGCAGCGCCGCTCGTGAGGTGAAGCGGGTCATTACCCGTCTTGGTCCGGAACCTGGAACAAAAGTACTGGGCGTCGAGGAATCCGATGGGCGGGTTTACGGGGCTGAGGACATGTCAGATGGCCTTCTGCTCTTCATCGGACTGGCGGTTGCCGCGCAATTGAAAGCGGGGACTCCCAGTATCCTCGCGATCGAGGAGCCCGAGCGAGGGATTCATCCCCGGCGGCTTCGTGAACTCCTGGACCACTTGTTACGCCTGACGCAATCCGGTGTTCAGGTCGTGCTGACGACGCACTCTCCCACGCTGCTCGACGAGTTCAGGGACTCACCGGAGAGTGTCCTGATCTTCGAGCGTGACGAGCAGGGAACGCACATCACCCGGCTCTCGGACCGGCCGGATTGGGAGAAGGAACTCAAGGGCGCGCCGCTGGGCGAACTTTGGTACTCGGGTGTGCTGGGCGGCGTGCCAAGCCGATGA
- the gyrB gene encoding DNA topoisomerase (ATP-hydrolyzing) subunit B, protein MDKTPSTGATPAPLPVEYGAESITKLEGREAVRKRPGMYIGDTMTYGLHKLVYEVVDNAVDEALAGYCTDIEVAIHVDGSLSVQDNGRGIPVGPHPDPKFHDKDTVDVVLTELHAGSKFGNGAYKVSGGLHGVGVTCVNFLSEWLRVRIQRNGKVYEQSYSRGIADGKVKEVGTTDKRGTQVWFKPDTQVMEVVDFDFETLSQRLRELAFLNAGLHITIRDERTNKEHDFKFEGGISSFVEYLNKSKQALHDKPIFVRSEKEGVALELAMQWNDGYDERIYTFANNINTHEGGSHLSGFKAALTRTLNSYAEKSGVWKDLKETPTGEDAREGLAAVISVKLSNPQFEGQTKTKLGNSEIKGLVEQMVNDQLATYLEENPVNGKKVVAKIGDACRARIAARKARETVRRKGILDGGGLPGKLADCQSRDPNESELYIVEGDSAGGSAKQGRDRRNQAILPLRGKILNVEKARFEKMLTSAEIITLITALGTGIGAEDYDPGKARYHRIILMTDADVDGSHIRTLLLTFFFRQMRELLDLGYLYIAQPPLYKVTRNKKDLYVKDERALNEYLLRIAAEHSRVVTPNGELGGSDLKMLLEKVITYEERLEKQAKRRDGRVVDALVQAARVKAETLADEKGLEAEVERMYADFRKRMPDVLGRLKHERRDDPEHHTKKLVFHTDMNGSMRETVLDHAFLSSPEYLELVALREAVSGMGRPPYTVKVADGEVLAFSVQEVLAVVRKDAQKGLGLQRYKGLGEMNPEQLWDTTMNPATRTLLQVQLKDAVECDGIFSLLMGEAVEPRREFIERNALDVQNLDI, encoded by the coding sequence ATGGATAAGACCCCCTCTACCGGTGCCACTCCGGCCCCGTTGCCCGTGGAGTATGGGGCCGAGAGCATCACCAAGCTCGAGGGCCGCGAGGCTGTCCGCAAGCGCCCCGGCATGTACATCGGCGACACCATGACGTACGGGCTCCACAAGCTCGTCTACGAGGTGGTGGACAACGCGGTGGACGAGGCGCTGGCGGGTTACTGCACGGACATTGAAGTGGCCATTCACGTGGATGGCTCCCTGAGTGTCCAGGACAACGGCCGCGGCATCCCCGTGGGCCCGCACCCGGATCCGAAGTTCCACGACAAGGACACCGTGGACGTGGTGCTCACGGAGCTGCACGCGGGCAGCAAGTTCGGCAACGGCGCCTACAAGGTCTCCGGCGGTCTGCACGGCGTGGGCGTCACGTGCGTGAACTTCCTGTCCGAGTGGCTCCGGGTGCGCATCCAGCGCAACGGCAAGGTGTACGAGCAGTCGTACTCCCGGGGCATCGCCGACGGGAAGGTGAAGGAGGTCGGCACCACCGACAAGCGCGGCACCCAGGTGTGGTTCAAGCCGGACACCCAGGTGATGGAAGTGGTGGACTTCGACTTCGAGACGCTGAGCCAGCGCCTGCGCGAGCTGGCGTTCCTCAACGCCGGGCTGCACATCACCATCCGGGACGAGCGCACGAACAAGGAGCATGACTTCAAGTTCGAGGGTGGCATCAGCTCGTTCGTGGAGTACCTGAACAAGTCCAAGCAGGCCCTGCACGACAAGCCCATCTTCGTGCGCTCCGAGAAGGAGGGCGTGGCGCTGGAGCTGGCCATGCAGTGGAACGATGGCTACGACGAGCGCATCTACACCTTCGCCAACAACATCAACACGCACGAGGGTGGCAGCCACCTGTCCGGGTTCAAGGCGGCGCTGACGCGCACGCTCAACAGCTACGCGGAGAAGAGCGGGGTGTGGAAGGACCTGAAGGAGACGCCCACGGGCGAGGATGCGCGCGAGGGGCTCGCGGCCGTCATCTCCGTGAAGCTGTCCAACCCCCAGTTCGAGGGGCAGACCAAGACGAAGCTGGGCAACAGCGAAATCAAGGGCCTCGTCGAGCAGATGGTGAATGATCAGCTCGCCACCTACCTGGAGGAGAACCCCGTCAACGGCAAGAAGGTCGTCGCGAAGATTGGCGACGCGTGCCGGGCGCGCATCGCGGCCCGCAAGGCGCGAGAGACGGTGCGCCGCAAGGGCATCCTCGATGGCGGCGGCCTGCCGGGAAAGCTGGCCGACTGCCAGAGCCGGGATCCGAACGAGAGCGAGCTCTACATCGTCGAGGGTGACTCCGCAGGCGGCTCGGCCAAGCAGGGGCGCGACCGGCGCAACCAGGCCATCCTCCCGCTGCGCGGCAAGATTCTCAACGTGGAGAAGGCCCGCTTCGAGAAGATGCTGACGAGCGCGGAGATCATCACGCTCATCACGGCGCTGGGCACGGGCATTGGCGCGGAGGATTATGATCCGGGCAAGGCGCGCTACCACCGCATCATCCTGATGACGGACGCCGACGTGGACGGCAGCCACATCCGCACGCTCCTGTTGACGTTCTTCTTCCGTCAGATGCGCGAGCTGCTCGACCTGGGCTACCTCTACATCGCCCAGCCGCCGCTCTATAAGGTGACGCGCAACAAGAAGGACCTGTACGTCAAGGACGAGCGGGCCCTCAACGAGTACCTGCTGCGCATCGCGGCGGAGCACTCGCGGGTGGTGACGCCCAACGGAGAGCTGGGCGGCAGTGACCTGAAGATGCTCCTGGAGAAGGTCATCACCTACGAGGAGCGGCTGGAGAAGCAGGCCAAGCGGCGCGACGGGCGGGTGGTGGACGCGCTGGTGCAGGCGGCGCGCGTGAAGGCGGAGACGCTCGCGGACGAGAAGGGGCTGGAGGCGGAGGTGGAGCGGATGTACGCCGACTTCCGCAAGCGGATGCCGGACGTGCTGGGCCGCTTGAAGCACGAGCGCCGGGACGACCCCGAGCACCACACGAAGAAGCTGGTGTTCCACACGGACATGAACGGCAGCATGCGCGAGACGGTGCTGGACCACGCGTTCCTGTCGTCGCCGGAGTACCTGGAGCTGGTGGCGCTGCGCGAGGCCGTCTCCGGGATGGGCCGGCCGCCGTACACCGTGAAGGTGGCGGACGGTGAGGTGTTGGCGTTCTCGGTGCAGGAGGTGCTGGCCGTGGTGCGCAAGGACGCGCAGAAGGGGCTGGGCCTGCAGCGCTACAAGGGACTGGGCGAGATGAACCCGGAGCAGCTCTGGGACACGACCATGAACCCGGCGACGCGCACGCTCTTGCAGGTGCAGCTCAAGGACGCGGTGGAGTGCGACGGCATCTTCTCGCTGCTGATGGGCGAGGCGGTGGAGCCGCGGCGCGAGTTCATCGAGCGCAACGCGCTCGACGTGCAGAACCTGGACATCTGA
- a CDS encoding GNAT family N-acetyltransferase, protein MSGAHLPFPFVTDVELAARLRTNLLGFKRLQASGSPAWNLNLPGVWASVRPTVPQVLYLQQVFFWDTGALASALHPLEAFFRGHGIPAWRVQVPSGEPAAEHVLRQEGYRREDAFEAMGLAFAQVPSAPPRFPVEPVRTLEELIPFSAGIFGSDAGLQPWHLHPPATLHALVVRREGRVLACGLSMDEADTAGIYLVATAPEARRQGLASEVMRGLLTHARGRGLAAAVLQSTALGHGVYQRLGFRTVGRWTNWVRRLSPPLPAAGQE, encoded by the coding sequence GTGAGCGGCGCGCATCTACCCTTCCCCTTCGTGACGGATGTGGAACTCGCCGCGCGGCTGCGCACCAATCTTTTGGGCTTCAAGCGCCTGCAGGCCTCGGGTTCCCCGGCGTGGAACCTGAATCTGCCCGGGGTCTGGGCCTCCGTCCGCCCCACCGTGCCCCAGGTGCTCTACCTCCAGCAGGTCTTCTTCTGGGACACGGGGGCGCTGGCCTCCGCGCTCCACCCCCTTGAGGCCTTCTTCCGCGGCCACGGCATCCCTGCCTGGCGCGTGCAGGTGCCCTCCGGGGAGCCCGCGGCCGAGCACGTCCTGCGCCAGGAGGGCTACCGCCGCGAGGACGCGTTCGAGGCCATGGGGCTGGCCTTCGCGCAGGTGCCCTCCGCCCCGCCCCGCTTCCCGGTGGAGCCGGTCCGCACGCTGGAGGAGCTCATCCCGTTCAGCGCCGGCATCTTCGGCTCCGATGCGGGGCTCCAGCCGTGGCACCTCCACCCCCCCGCCACGCTGCATGCGCTCGTCGTGCGCCGCGAGGGCCGGGTGCTCGCCTGTGGCCTGTCCATGGACGAGGCCGACACGGCGGGCATCTACCTCGTGGCCACGGCCCCGGAGGCCCGCCGCCAGGGGCTCGCCTCCGAGGTGATGCGCGGCCTGCTCACCCACGCCCGCGGCCGGGGGCTCGCCGCGGCCGTGCTCCAGTCCACCGCGCTGGGCCACGGCGTCTACCAGCGCCTGGGGTTCCGGACCGTGGGCCGCTGGACCAACTGGGTCCGCCGCCTGAGCCCCCCTCTCCCTGCCGCCGGCCAGGAATGA
- a CDS encoding cobalamin B12-binding domain-containing protein, whose amino-acid sequence MRPSVETEPLAPLQKRYLAAQLAGDRREALRLLVDEGLLRGIPLQDLHLKVIQPAQYEIGRLWQENHISVAQEHLATAISQLALSHLYRHLPRDPFNGKVIMLSCVEGELHEVGARMAADFLEMAGFDVRFLGANVPSHHLVRMVRDQTPDLLALSVTMTYHLPALRDAVAVVREAVPKLPIAVGGLAFSWVPGLEKELDVAFFGKDARELVASACKTLGV is encoded by the coding sequence ATGCGCCCTTCTGTGGAAACCGAGCCTCTCGCCCCGCTGCAGAAGCGCTACCTGGCTGCCCAGCTGGCGGGAGATCGCCGCGAGGCGCTGCGCCTGCTCGTCGATGAGGGACTCTTGCGCGGCATTCCCCTGCAGGACTTGCACCTCAAGGTCATCCAGCCCGCCCAGTACGAGATCGGCCGGCTCTGGCAGGAGAACCACATCTCCGTGGCCCAGGAGCACCTGGCCACCGCCATCTCGCAGCTGGCCTTGTCGCACCTTTACCGCCACCTGCCGAGGGATCCCTTCAATGGAAAGGTGATCATGCTATCGTGCGTGGAAGGCGAGTTGCATGAGGTGGGGGCGCGCATGGCCGCGGACTTCTTGGAAATGGCCGGCTTTGACGTGCGCTTCCTCGGGGCCAATGTGCCCAGCCACCACCTGGTGCGCATGGTGCGCGATCAGACGCCGGATCTGCTGGCCCTCTCCGTGACGATGACCTACCACCTGCCGGCCCTTCGCGACGCGGTGGCCGTGGTGCGCGAGGCCGTCCCCAAGTTGCCCATCGCCGTGGGGGGCCTGGCCTTCAGCTGGGTGCCCGGCCTCGAGAAAGAGCTCGACGTCGCCTTCTTCGGAAAGGACGCGCGCGAGCTGGTCGCCTCGGCCTGCAAGACGCTGGGAGTTTGA